CAACGAAACATCAATCAAGGCAGAAAAAAAGCAAGACCGCGAAATAAAAGATGGATTAGTGGTAAGCTATATCCACGGCAATGGCAAAATTGGGGTTTTGCTCGAAATGGGTTGCGAGACCGATTTTGTTGCTAAGACCGCGGATTTTGTCACTCTGGTGCATGAAATTGCCATGCAGGTTACTGCCATGGATCCCGCCAACTTGGAGGAGTTGCTCGAACAAGATTACATTCGCGATGGAAGTAAAAAGATCAAGGATTTAATATCAACAGTAGTGGCAAAAACTGGAGAAAATATCAAAGTTGGGAGATTCGTAAGATACGAGATTTAAAGAAAAAAACATGAAACCACAGGAATTTCAACATAAACTAAACACAGCTTTTGATCACCTTATAGAGGATCTCTCCGCTATTCGTGGCAATCGCGCTCAAACCTCACTAATCGAAAACATCAAAGTGGACGCTTACCCAGGATCCTCTCCCTTAACCGTAAAGGAATTGGGATCAATTATAGTGATTGGCGCGCAAATGCTGGCGGTAGAGGTTTGGGATGCCACAATTGCCGATAGTGTTGCCAAGGCAATTTTGAATTCGGGCACGGGTTTAAATCCTGTTGTTGATGGCAAAATGATTAAAATCCCCATTCCGCAGTTAACCGGCGACAGAAGACAAGAACTGGCAAAATTAGTCAGTCAAAAAGTGGAGGAGGCAAAAATAGCCGTGCGCAATATTCGCCATGACGCTTTTGGCGCTATAGAGGAGCAAAAAGAAAATAATGTCCTATCCGAAGACGAATACTTTAAACTTAAAAAAGATTATGATGAGATGGTGGGGGAGATTAATACGAAATTGATGGCGAAAGGGAAGGAGAAAGAACAGGGGATTCTTAATATCTAATTAGAAATTAGAAATTTTTTCCAATGCTAAATTTATTACCATTTATCATATTTCTAATAATCTTATCTTTACTTATACTCGTCCACGAGGCTGGTCATTTTATTGTCGCTATTAAATCCGGGATCGCCGTTGAGGAGTTTGGCTTTGGTATTCCTCCTCGCATTTGGGGCAAAAAAATTGGCAAAACAATTTATTCTTTAAATCTATTTCCTTTTGGCGGATTTATCAGAGTTAAGGGAGAAGATTTGGAAGACGCTTCGACAACAGAGCGGGATAATGACAGCTTTGCCCACAAAAAGCCTAAAATTAGGGCTTTAGTACTTGTGGCAGGTATTGTTATGAATATTATTCTTGGGTCATTATTGTTTCAAGTGGTTCTAATGTCCTCAAACTATGTCAGCAGTCCCTTAATGCTTTTTACATCCGAGAGCAAAAAGTTTAAATTCCCTTTTGGTAGCGAAAAAGTTCTTTCTACTGTAATAACCTATGTTCAAGAGGGTAGCCCCGCGGAGAAAGCTGGGATTACCTTTGGGGATTTTATTAAGCAAACTAACATAAATAGCATTACGGATTTGCAAGGTTACTTGGGAGATAAGGGAGATAAGGAAGTATTTTTAACAGTTGGAAACCTAAACGACAATACTACTCGTATTGTCGCCGTAACCCCACAGTTTGATGAGAAAGCGGGGCGGGCAGTAATTGGTGTAGGTCTTGATTCGGTTGCTCTTATCAGCTATCGGGGTTTGCAAAAACCTCTGGCTGGGTTTTTGCATGGGGTAAATGTTACTCTTTATTCACTTGACACATTTAAAGGTTTGTTTAGCACCTCTATTAAAGAAAAATCGTTAGAACCTGTATCGGCTGGGTTTTCGGGACCTGTGGGAATCTTTGGGGTTGTAAGCGCCGTGGTTGACCTTGGAGGAACCAGGGCGATACTATCCCTTACCGAACTTACCGCTCTTTTAAGTTTTTCCCTAGCCTTGTTTAATATTCTGCCTCTGCCAGCGCTAGATGGTGGTAGGCTACTTTTTGTTGTTGTAGAGGGAGTTACTCGCAAAAAAGTTAATCCAAAAATAGAAGCTACTATCCATAAAATTGGGATGCTAGTTTTATTGGTTCTTATGGTTGTTATAACAGCAAAAGACCTCTTTAGTCTCCGATAGATTTTCCGCTTGACAATAGGTGTAAAATCCTCACATAATATAGGCATG
The Patescibacteria group bacterium DNA segment above includes these coding regions:
- the tsf gene encoding translation elongation factor Ts, with amino-acid sequence MDITISQIKTLRELTGAGVADCRHALEESNGDIKKAQELLSNETSIKAEKKQDREIKDGLVVSYIHGNGKIGVLLEMGCETDFVAKTADFVTLVHEIAMQVTAMDPANLEELLEQDYIRDGSKKIKDLISTVVAKTGENIKVGRFVRYEI
- a CDS encoding ribosome-recycling factor, which encodes MKPQEFQHKLNTAFDHLIEDLSAIRGNRAQTSLIENIKVDAYPGSSPLTVKELGSIIVIGAQMLAVEVWDATIADSVAKAILNSGTGLNPVVDGKMIKIPIPQLTGDRRQELAKLVSQKVEEAKIAVRNIRHDAFGAIEEQKENNVLSEDEYFKLKKDYDEMVGEINTKLMAKGKEKEQGILNI
- a CDS encoding M50 family metallopeptidase; this translates as MLNLLPFIIFLIILSLLILVHEAGHFIVAIKSGIAVEEFGFGIPPRIWGKKIGKTIYSLNLFPFGGFIRVKGEDLEDASTTERDNDSFAHKKPKIRALVLVAGIVMNIILGSLLFQVVLMSSNYVSSPLMLFTSESKKFKFPFGSEKVLSTVITYVQEGSPAEKAGITFGDFIKQTNINSITDLQGYLGDKGDKEVFLTVGNLNDNTTRIVAVTPQFDEKAGRAVIGVGLDSVALISYRGLQKPLAGFLHGVNVTLYSLDTFKGLFSTSIKEKSLEPVSAGFSGPVGIFGVVSAVVDLGGTRAILSLTELTALLSFSLALFNILPLPALDGGRLLFVVVEGVTRKKVNPKIEATIHKIGMLVLLVLMVVITAKDLFSLR